One genomic region from Apodemus sylvaticus chromosome 1, mApoSyl1.1, whole genome shotgun sequence encodes:
- the LOC127687082 gene encoding vomeronasal type-2 receptor 116-like — protein MLSFISIFLILGYILLLSVTHPRCFWRIKQNEKKVRYTEDDCFFYIYARQGPLLNDSFNGNPDIQLTAMNIHLIFSLFFAIKKINRNIHILPNVSLMVKVYCAKKEDLQTISMFSNRDPIIPNYNCKHERQLLTVLTGPGWFSSVIQGPLLYIFAVPQLYYGPFHPLLSDQEHYPYLYQMSPKDTFLALAMMALVVHFSWNWVGLVISDDEPSIQFLSNLRQEMHKHRVCLAFVNMIIQNTQLQRKRAEKYYNQILMSSAKVIIVNGDSDTLTVHFRLWQHLSIKRLWITTLELDEKTVKGDVLLTSFHGIFIFSHPHSEIPGFKKFIQSVNPSNFNEDTSLARLWWMYFNCSLPSHCKTLKNCSTKILLEWLSRHQFEVSMSEASYNLYNAAYTIAYALHEMLIQHTEHWQKNIYSWKMVPFLENNKYINPSGYQFKMKQKGKLDSEYDILYAMNLLPGVGFNVKIAKFSQDFLHGQQLYIPEDMIKWSVDIRQTIPSVCSMPCSVGFRKSLQKGKAVCCFDCTPCPENEISNMTDMDQCVKCPNDQYANIKQTHCLKKVVTFLAYEDPLGMALACLALCFAALTVAILSIFLKHQDNPTVKANNRLLSYILLISLIFCFLCSLLFIGHPHMATCILQQTIFAVVFTVAVSAILAKTITVVMAFKITDPRKKMRQMLVTRAPNYIIPICTMIQIILCGMWLGTSPPFVDTDPHFEHGHIIIVCNKGSVIAFYCVMGYLGLLALGSFTVAFLARNLPDRFNEAKFLTFSMLVFCSVWITFLPVYLSTKGKAMVAVEIFSILTSSAGLLVCIFFPKCFTILLRPEVNFTQKFSGTHSEIENTP, from the exons ATGTTATCCTTTATATCTATCTTCCTAATACTGGGGTATATCTTACTTTTGAGTGTAACACATCCCAGGTGCTTTTggagaataaaacaaaatgaaaaaaaggttAGATATACAGAGGATGACtgttttttttacatatatgcaAGACAGGGTCCACTGTTGAATGATTCTTTCAATGGAAATCCAGATATTCA ATTGACAGCTATGAACATCCACTtgattttttctctattttttgctatcaaaaaaataaacaggaacaTTCATATTTTACCCAATGTTTCACTGATGGTTAAAGTATACTGTGCCAAAAAGGAAGATCTACAAACAATTTCCATGTTCTCAAACAGAGATCCAATTATTCCTAACTACAACTGTAAACATGAAAGACAATTGTTAACTGTACTTACAGGACCAGGGTGGTTTTCATCTGTTATACAGGGGCCACTTCTATACATTTTTGCAGTACCACAG CTCTACTATGGGCCATTTCATCCTCTCCTGAGTGACCAGGAGCACTATCCTTACTTGTACCAGATGTCTCCAAAGGACACATTTCTGGCCCTGGCCATGATGGCCTTGGTAGTTCATTTTAGCTGGAACTGGGTGGGACTAGTCATTTCAGATGATGAGCCAAGCATTCAGTTTCTCTCAAATTTGAGACAAGAGATGCACAAACACAGAGTCTGTTTAGCCTTTGTGAATATGATCATACAAAATACACAATTACAAAGGAAAAGAGCTGAAAAGTATTACAACCAGATCTTGATGTCATCAGCAAAAGTTATTATCGTTAATGGTGACTCAGACACTCTAACTGTACACTTTAGACTGTGGCAACATTTAAGCATTAAGAGACTCTGGATCACCACCTTAGAGTTGGATGAGAAAACAGTTAAAGGAGACGTCCTTCTTACCTCCTTTCATGGGATCTTCATTTTTTCACATCCACATTCTGAGATTCCTGGATTTAAAAAATTCATCCAGTCAGTGAACCCGTCCAACTTCAATGAAGATACTTCCCTTGCTAGATTATGGTGGATGTATTTTAACTGTTCATTGCCATCTCATTGTAAGACACTGAAAAATTGTTCAACCAAAATCCTACTAGAATGGTTATCCAGGCACCAGTTTGAAGTGTCCATGAGTGAGGCAAGTTACAACCTGTACAATGCTGCCTACACTATAGCCTATGCACTTCATGAAATGCTTATTCAACATACAGAACATTGGCAAAAGAATATTTACTCCTGGAAG atGGTCCCTTTCCTGGagaacaataaatatataaatccttCTGGATATCaattcaaaatgaaacaaaaagggaaactgGATTCAGAATATGACATTCTCTATGCTATGAATCTTCTACCAGGTGTTGGATTTAATGTGAAAATTGCAAAGTTTTCCCAAGATTTTCTGCATGGTCAGCAACTATATATACCTGAAGATATGATAAAGTGGTCTGTAGACATTAGACAG ACAATACCTTCTGTATGCAGTATGCCCTGCAGTGTAGGATTCAGAAAATCCCTTCAGAAAGGAAAGGCTGTCTGCTGTTTTGATTGTACTCCATGTCCAGAAAATGAAATTTCCAACATGACAG ACATGGATCAATGTGTAAAGTGTCCAAATGATCAGTATGCCAACATAAAACAAACTCACTGCCTCAAGAAAGTTGTGACCTTCCTGGCATATGAAGACCCCTTAGGAATGGCTCTGGCATGTTTGGCCCTGTGCTTCGCTGCTCTCACAGTTGCTATACTCAGTATATTTTTGAAGCACCAAGACAATCCCACTGTCAAGGCAAATAACCGACTTCTCAGCTACATTCTGCTCATCTCTCtcatattttgtttcctttgttcctTGCTCTTCATTGGCCATCCCCATATGGctacctgcatcctgcagcagacaaTATTTGCAGTTGTTTTCACTGTAGCAGTTTCTGCTATTTTGGCCAAAACAATTACTGTAGTAATGGCTTTCAAGATCACTGATCCAAGAAAAAAGATGAGACAGATGTTAGTAACAAGGGCACCTAACTATATTATTCCCATCTGCACCATGATCCAAATTATTCTCTGTGGAATGTGGCTAGGAACATCTCCTCCATTTGTTGATACTGATCCACACTTTGAACACGGCCACATCATCATTGTCTGCAACAAGGGTTCAGTTATTGCCTTCTACTGTGTCATGGGTTACTTGGGCTTATTAGCCCTAGGGAGTTTCACTGTAGCTTTTCTGGCCAGAAATCTGCCTGatagattcaatgaagccaagtttcTGACATTTAGCATGCTGGTCTTCTGCAGCGTGTGGATTACTTTTCTTCCTGTCTACCTTAGCACCAAGGGAAAGGCGATGGTGGCTGTGGAGATCTTTTCCATCTTGACTTCCAGTGCAGggttgcttgtttgtattttttttccaaaatgcttTACAATTTTATTAAGACCAGAGGTGAATTTTACTCAAAAGTTCAGTGGCACACATTCTGAAATTGAAAATACCCCTTAA